One window from the genome of Dolosigranulum savutiense encodes:
- the trxA gene encoding thioredoxin TrxA, translating into MMLELNLDNFDQEVVEADGKVLVDWWGESCTDCIALMPTVEKMAEKYGDDLKFTKFNTSQKGVRRFCIKHRILGLPVISIYENGEKVDELTKEEMDEAAIEAFVKKHI; encoded by the coding sequence ATGATGTTAGAACTAAACTTAGACAATTTTGACCAAGAAGTAGTAGAAGCAGATGGGAAAGTATTAGTTGACTGGTGGGGTGAGAGCTGTACAGACTGTATTGCCTTAATGCCAACTGTTGAGAAGATGGCTGAAAAATATGGCGATGACTTAAAATTCACAAAATTCAACACCTCACAAAAAGGTGTCCGTCGTTTCTGTATTAAGCACCGTATCTTAGGATTGCCGGTCATTAGTATCTATGAAAATGGCGAAAAAGTCGATGAATTGACGAAAGAAGAAATGGACGAAGCAGCGATCGAAGCATTCGTGAAAAAACATATTTAA
- a CDS encoding sulfurtransferase TusA family protein → MMTNQDIITLDSKGKDCPQPLIELKEVVATAESGQIIEHEFTCPEATTTIPNYAAEEGLEVVKFEKLGTEGWKIVLKK, encoded by the coding sequence ATGATGACAAACCAAGACATAATTACATTAGATTCTAAAGGAAAAGACTGTCCACAACCGTTGATTGAGTTGAAAGAAGTAGTGGCAACAGCCGAATCAGGCCAAATTATTGAACATGAATTCACTTGTCCCGAAGCGACAACAACTATTCCTAATTATGCAGCAGAGGAAGGATTAGAGGTTGTTAAATTTGAAAAATTAGGTACAGAAGGATGGAAGATTGTTCTAAAAAAGTAA
- a CDS encoding ABC transporter permease encodes MDNNVTMNHRNSHVFITLLLVFMTSLFFVDWHGGVMHTGGGAILRQIGSGLVNIDLRASTLLTALHASLETAIYALISVSTATVFGLILGVLASGLVIKNQSVVVAFRGFLGWFRAVHELVWAWLFVAAVGFNPLGAIIALTIAYAGDLGKIYADFLIEVDQRKINALKASGASQLECLLYGYFPSAFPDMMSYTVYRLECAIRSTTVLSFVGLGGLGSYVILTVQDLAYEQMWVYVICLILMVIGMNRLGDLFQQQMMLGVSKRRRALVVLLLSIIGSWIYIIFVDQATIQELLKYSNADYIKVFFGRLFGLDSTQPAFFDWTMWQEAGRLSLEIIVMSVVALGLVVIPLFIWLILGSWHIFAQMRGEHSWMGQLIYGLQRGLFLVTRSVPELLWAIILVFIVKPGILPGAVALALHNFGVLGHLTIQLIKNMDQRALNHLQTNGADNKLIFVYGILPQLIPQFLNYILFRWEHIIRASMIVGFVGAGGLGQAFRLAMSYQNYSEVMLYIMCYILLVYVTDIISKYARDYIRVRGRAE; translated from the coding sequence ATGGATAATAATGTAACAATGAATCATCGAAATAGTCATGTGTTCATTACACTGCTTTTGGTCTTTATGACGAGTTTATTTTTTGTTGACTGGCATGGGGGTGTTATGCATACAGGTGGTGGAGCGATTCTTCGACAAATTGGGTCAGGGTTGGTTAATATTGATCTTCGTGCGAGCACATTGCTGACGGCACTTCATGCATCACTGGAGACAGCCATTTATGCACTTATTTCGGTCTCAACGGCGACTGTTTTTGGCTTGATTTTAGGTGTGCTTGCGTCAGGGTTAGTGATTAAGAATCAATCAGTTGTTGTCGCATTTCGTGGCTTTTTAGGGTGGTTTCGGGCAGTGCATGAGTTAGTTTGGGCGTGGTTATTCGTGGCAGCTGTGGGGTTTAATCCATTAGGGGCTATTATTGCTTTGACCATTGCTTATGCAGGCGACTTGGGTAAGATTTATGCTGATTTTTTAATTGAAGTGGATCAGCGTAAAATTAATGCTTTGAAAGCATCAGGGGCGAGTCAATTAGAGTGTTTGCTATATGGCTACTTCCCCAGTGCGTTTCCTGATATGATGAGTTATACGGTTTATCGTCTGGAGTGTGCGATTCGTTCAACAACGGTGCTTAGTTTTGTTGGGTTAGGCGGTTTAGGATCTTATGTCATTCTTACGGTACAGGATTTAGCGTATGAACAGATGTGGGTATATGTGATCTGTTTAATTCTGATGGTGATAGGAATGAATCGACTCGGTGATTTATTTCAACAACAGATGATGTTAGGCGTGTCGAAGCGTCGGCGAGCGCTTGTGGTGCTATTGCTAAGTATTATAGGATCGTGGATCTATATTATCTTCGTTGATCAGGCGACTATTCAAGAGTTGCTGAAGTATTCCAATGCCGACTATATTAAAGTGTTCTTCGGTCGTTTATTTGGATTGGATAGTACTCAGCCGGCCTTTTTTGACTGGACGATGTGGCAGGAGGCTGGTCGCTTATCGTTAGAGATAATTGTGATGAGTGTTGTAGCACTTGGTCTAGTCGTTATTCCATTGTTTATTTGGTTAATTTTAGGTAGCTGGCATATTTTTGCTCAGATGCGAGGCGAGCATTCTTGGATGGGACAGTTGATTTATGGTTTGCAGCGAGGATTATTTTTAGTGACTCGATCGGTGCCAGAGTTGCTGTGGGCGATTATCTTAGTGTTTATCGTGAAGCCGGGCATTTTACCAGGAGCGGTTGCTTTGGCGTTGCATAACTTTGGTGTGTTAGGTCACTTGACGATACAATTAATTAAGAATATGGATCAACGAGCGCTTAATCATTTGCAGACAAATGGTGCAGACAACAAGCTGATTTTTGTGTATGGGATTCTTCCACAGCTTATTCCTCAATTTTTGAATTATATTTTATTTAGATGGGAGCATATTATTCGAGCATCGATGATTGTTGGGTTTGTTGGAGCAGGCGGTTTGGGTCAGGCTTTCCGACTAGCAATGTCTTACCAAAATTATTCAGAAGTGATGCTCTATATTATGTGCTATATTTTGCTTGTGTATGTGACGGATATCATTTCTAAATATGCACGAGATTATATTCGTGTTCGGGGGCGAGCAGAGTAG
- the grdD gene encoding glycine/sarcosine/betaine reductase complex component C subunit alpha: MSNAEIKQTISDVFEELATALETGAMGPNIKIALTINGSEHGYDVMKEAAEKARAKELFEVVLIGEEQDWTDDYEFYEATSEEEVEATLDRLLDEDVVQGGVTLHHAFPIGVSTVGRIFAPATNRDVFIATTTGTTATVRNQALVLNTINGIIAAKAAGIEEPTVGILNVDGANTTERALKALADNGYEITFGQSIRADGGSVLRGNDLLVGSTDVIVTDSLTGNILMKLFSAYNTGGRVEATGYGYGPGIGEGFDKNIHIVSRASGAAVIANAMEYAYQVAKGGLVQVSQAEYKKAHKAKLGDILEGLTPKEKAATSDETVEMPEKEVVTESISGIDVLDLDLAVELLWKADIYAESGMGCAGPIVLVSEANVAKARDMMQAEGLV, encoded by the coding sequence GTGTCTAATGCAGAGATTAAACAAACGATAAGTGATGTATTTGAGGAATTAGCCACTGCACTGGAGACCGGTGCGATGGGTCCAAACATAAAAATTGCACTGACGATTAACGGAAGTGAACATGGCTATGATGTGATGAAGGAAGCTGCCGAAAAAGCTCGGGCAAAGGAATTGTTCGAAGTGGTTCTAATCGGTGAAGAGCAAGACTGGACAGATGATTATGAGTTCTATGAAGCAACCAGCGAAGAGGAAGTCGAAGCAACATTAGACCGCCTACTCGATGAAGATGTGGTGCAAGGGGGCGTGACACTCCATCATGCCTTCCCGATTGGTGTATCGACAGTGGGACGTATCTTTGCCCCTGCGACCAATCGTGATGTCTTTATTGCAACAACAACCGGAACAACGGCTACTGTGCGCAATCAAGCGTTAGTGTTAAATACCATTAATGGGATCATTGCAGCGAAAGCAGCGGGCATTGAAGAGCCAACTGTTGGCATCTTGAATGTTGATGGAGCGAACACAACCGAGCGTGCCTTGAAAGCATTGGCTGATAATGGGTATGAGATCACATTTGGTCAGTCCATTCGAGCAGATGGTGGCAGTGTCTTACGCGGAAATGACTTGCTGGTGGGAAGTACCGACGTCATTGTAACCGACAGTTTAACGGGGAATATCTTGATGAAATTATTCAGTGCGTACAATACTGGCGGGCGAGTGGAAGCAACGGGCTATGGTTATGGACCAGGTATTGGTGAAGGCTTCGATAAGAATATTCATATTGTTTCTCGAGCAAGTGGAGCAGCTGTAATTGCCAACGCGATGGAATATGCTTATCAAGTGGCAAAAGGTGGGCTTGTACAAGTTAGCCAGGCAGAGTACAAAAAAGCCCATAAAGCTAAATTAGGAGATATTCTAGAAGGTTTAACGCCAAAAGAAAAAGCTGCAACGAGTGACGAGACAGTTGAGATGCCAGAGAAAGAAGTGGTGACTGAATCGATCAGTGGTATTGATGTACTTGATTTAGACTTGGCCGTCGAACTCTTGTGGAAAGCGGATATCTATGCTGAGAGTGGCATGGGTTGTGCAGGGCCAATCGTTCTAGTCAGTGAAGCAAATGTGGCTAAGGCCCGTGATATGATGCAAGCAGAAGGGTTAGTCTAA
- a CDS encoding YeeE/YedE family protein, giving the protein MSVAIIYPIIIGFLLGFMLKRARFCFTGTLRDIYLEHRFENIWIFLTMIFVQAIIYFTLVNFDFIPVPEADSFSLFNVALGSLLFGFGAVVANGCCGIALVKLGDGRLTGWMTFFGFVLTAAAAKQGMIHPISERLSDIAVVETPAATDWFSFSPIILAVIGAGVAIGRMYKKKKERPTPVTLPPEYSGFRHLFFEKIWSKEAVAILIGLLAGIAWLSSNAAGRNGGFGITTPMISWLNLWIGHEANINWTSYFIVGVVVGSLIATWGSQEFSFKGTNGKNLMRAFGGGALMGVGAIWAKGCIIGNGLVGTATLSLKAWWGLLFIVIGVWSGARLFYKRSV; this is encoded by the coding sequence ATGAGCGTTGCTATAATTTATCCGATTATCATTGGTTTTTTACTTGGATTTATGTTGAAGCGAGCCCGATTTTGTTTTACAGGAACTTTGCGAGATATTTATTTAGAGCATCGATTCGAAAATATTTGGATTTTTTTAACGATGATATTTGTTCAAGCGATTATTTATTTTACGCTCGTTAATTTTGACTTCATTCCGGTACCAGAAGCCGATAGCTTTTCGCTATTTAATGTAGCATTAGGGAGTTTATTATTTGGTTTTGGTGCAGTAGTCGCGAATGGTTGTTGTGGGATTGCATTAGTGAAACTTGGAGATGGACGCCTGACGGGATGGATGACGTTCTTCGGTTTTGTTCTCACGGCGGCCGCTGCGAAGCAAGGGATGATCCATCCTATATCAGAGCGATTAAGTGATATTGCTGTGGTTGAAACACCCGCGGCAACAGATTGGTTCTCATTCTCACCCATTATTTTAGCGGTGATTGGAGCAGGTGTAGCGATTGGACGGATGTATAAGAAGAAAAAAGAACGGCCTACTCCAGTGACATTACCTCCAGAGTATTCAGGTTTTCGTCACTTATTCTTCGAGAAAATATGGTCTAAAGAAGCAGTAGCGATTTTGATTGGACTATTAGCGGGTATTGCTTGGTTATCAAGTAATGCAGCCGGACGCAATGGAGGATTTGGGATTACAACGCCAATGATTTCCTGGCTCAACTTATGGATTGGTCATGAAGCCAATATTAATTGGACAAGCTACTTCATCGTAGGAGTAGTTGTTGGATCGCTCATCGCAACTTGGGGTAGCCAAGAATTTTCATTCAAGGGAACCAATGGCAAGAACTTAATGCGTGCATTTGGTGGCGGTGCGTTAATGGGCGTTGGCGCAATTTGGGCGAAAGGATGCATTATTGGGAATGGCCTAGTTGGAACAGCAACGTTATCCCTAAAAGCATGGTGGGGATTATTGTTCATCGTTATTGGTGTTTGGTCAGGAGCAAGACTATTTTATAAACGATCTGTTTAA
- a CDS encoding phosphonate ABC transporter ATP-binding protein, with product MAQPILQVNQLVKQFSHQTVLDGLSFSIYPQEKVAIIGSSGSGKTTLMSLLMKLKQPDSGEIMIQSQSIKEYTQRKIYAQKIGMLNQQYDLIEELPVLQNVLCGHLNDWSFTKALKSFIRPKDTTVALQALEQVGLEEKAAQLTYHLSGGEKQRVALARLLVQQPTIVLVDEPTSSLDPARSHDILSLITRLTEEQNQTLIASMHSIEYVKQYFDRVIGIKDGQICFDGPTMELTQDAINQIYEL from the coding sequence ATGGCTCAGCCTATATTACAAGTTAATCAGCTGGTAAAACAATTCAGTCACCAAACCGTGCTTGATGGACTCTCGTTTTCGATTTATCCGCAAGAAAAAGTTGCCATTATTGGATCGAGTGGCTCGGGAAAGACAACACTGATGTCGCTTCTGATGAAGTTGAAGCAACCTGATAGTGGTGAAATCATGATTCAATCGCAGTCAATCAAGGAGTACACGCAGCGAAAAATCTATGCGCAAAAAATTGGTATGTTAAATCAACAGTATGATTTAATTGAAGAACTGCCGGTGCTACAAAATGTGCTCTGTGGTCATCTTAACGATTGGTCCTTTACGAAGGCGTTGAAGTCATTTATTCGTCCGAAAGATACAACAGTGGCGTTACAAGCGCTAGAGCAAGTAGGATTGGAAGAGAAGGCAGCGCAATTAACGTATCATTTATCCGGCGGGGAGAAGCAACGTGTTGCACTAGCTCGCTTGTTAGTTCAGCAGCCGACTATTGTATTAGTAGATGAGCCAACTTCTTCATTGGATCCTGCCCGGTCGCATGATATTTTGTCACTGATTACACGCTTGACAGAAGAGCAGAATCAGACTTTAATCGCTAGTATGCACTCGATTGAGTATGTGAAGCAATATTTTGATCGAGTGATTGGGATTAAAGATGGCCAGATTTGCTTTGATGGACCGACGATGGAGTTGACCCAAGATGCAATTAATCAGATTTATGAGCTATAA
- a CDS encoding putative selenate ABC transporter substrate-binding protein, which yields MKKLMKVMMGMLAVVMLGACADKGSESADTTEAEAPTTETDKTFKIGAIPDFNATELNDAFGDFAEYLSAETGLDVEFVPTPDYAALVTGFERGEIDMGWFGGLTGVQVMNAVPEAEAIAQRPQDAEFQSVFIKHADVEDVAELTDIVDHTFTFGSESSTSGHLMPRFFMTEAGINPDEDLADKPNYSGSHDRTYKLVESGAFQIGVVNMQYWDQAVADGEVDDSLAVEFYRTPEYFDYNWTINNVDAKFGEGTKEKVKDVLLAMKKGDSKVMELLSADEFIETENANYDSIKEVATELNMLNN from the coding sequence ATGAAGAAATTAATGAAGGTTATGATGGGTATGCTGGCAGTTGTCATGTTAGGTGCTTGTGCAGATAAAGGTAGTGAGTCAGCTGATACGACAGAGGCAGAAGCTCCTACAACCGAAACAGATAAAACATTTAAGATAGGTGCGATTCCGGACTTCAATGCGACAGAATTGAATGATGCCTTTGGTGATTTTGCTGAATATTTGAGTGCGGAGACGGGACTTGATGTTGAATTCGTTCCGACGCCAGACTATGCAGCATTAGTAACAGGCTTCGAACGTGGTGAGATTGATATGGGTTGGTTCGGTGGTTTAACCGGTGTGCAAGTCATGAATGCTGTACCGGAAGCAGAAGCTATTGCACAACGACCACAAGATGCAGAGTTTCAGTCTGTCTTTATTAAGCATGCTGATGTAGAGGATGTAGCTGAACTTACGGATATTGTTGATCATACATTTACTTTTGGGAGTGAGAGTTCGACTTCAGGGCACTTAATGCCACGATTCTTTATGACTGAGGCGGGTATTAATCCAGATGAGGATCTAGCGGACAAACCAAATTATTCAGGTTCCCATGACCGAACTTACAAATTAGTCGAGTCAGGTGCCTTCCAAATCGGTGTTGTAAATATGCAATATTGGGATCAAGCAGTGGCTGATGGGGAAGTGGATGACAGTTTAGCGGTTGAATTTTACCGTACGCCAGAATATTTTGACTACAACTGGACTATTAACAATGTCGATGCTAAATTCGGTGAAGGGACCAAGGAGAAAGTAAAAGATGTATTGTTAGCCATGAAAAAAGGTGATAGTAAAGTCATGGAATTACTCAGTGCGGATGAATTTATCGAAACAGAAAATGCAAACTACGATTCAATTAAAGAAGTTGCTACTGAATTGAATATGTTGAATAATTAA
- the grdB gene encoding glycine reductase complex selenoprotein B, whose protein sequence is MSNYKIVHYINQFYAGIGGEEKANTEPFKKDGPVGPGQAFNGALGSAADVVGTVVCGDSYFNENEDALSTVMDMIKSFEPDLVIAGPAFNAGRYGMAAGAVSEAVMKELNIPAVTGMYEENPGVDIYRQTPYIIEVGSSAASMRKAVPAIANLVKKLLVDEEVSPSQDGYFTRYRKNFQAEHRGSTRAVEMLVKKLNKEDFETEYPMPEFDNVDPGDAIKDLANAKIALVTSGGIVPKGNPDHIESSSASKYGKYDISDFSDLTEDTHETAHGGYDPSFANEDSDRVLPVDVLREKEKEGVIGKLFDYFYTTTGNGTAVASAKNFASEIAEELKTNGVDAVILTSTUGTCTRCGATMVKEIEKTGIPVVHMCTVVPISKTVGANRIVPTIAIPHPLGNPNLDAKEEYKLRSKLVDKALDALQTDISAQTVFE, encoded by the coding sequence ATGAGTAATTACAAAATAGTCCACTATATTAACCAGTTCTACGCTGGTATTGGTGGCGAAGAAAAAGCTAATACAGAACCTTTTAAAAAAGATGGCCCTGTTGGACCGGGACAAGCCTTCAATGGTGCTCTCGGTAGTGCAGCTGACGTTGTAGGAACCGTTGTCTGTGGTGACAGTTATTTCAATGAGAATGAGGATGCCTTATCAACTGTCATGGATATGATTAAGTCATTCGAACCTGATCTCGTCATCGCTGGACCTGCCTTTAACGCTGGTCGTTATGGAATGGCTGCCGGTGCCGTTAGTGAAGCGGTCATGAAGGAGTTAAACATTCCAGCCGTTACCGGGATGTATGAAGAAAACCCTGGTGTGGACATTTACCGACAAACACCATACATCATTGAAGTCGGCTCATCTGCTGCCTCTATGCGCAAAGCCGTCCCAGCGATTGCTAACTTAGTGAAAAAACTATTAGTCGATGAGGAAGTCAGCCCAAGTCAAGATGGCTACTTCACTCGTTACCGTAAAAACTTCCAAGCTGAGCACCGTGGATCTACCCGTGCCGTTGAGATGCTTGTGAAAAAACTGAACAAAGAAGACTTCGAGACTGAATATCCAATGCCTGAATTCGATAATGTCGACCCCGGTGACGCCATTAAGGATCTCGCTAATGCGAAGATTGCTCTCGTCACATCAGGTGGTATCGTACCAAAAGGCAACCCAGATCACATCGAGTCATCAAGTGCTTCTAAATACGGTAAATACGATATCAGCGACTTCTCTGACTTAACAGAAGACACACACGAAACCGCACACGGTGGCTATGATCCAAGCTTTGCCAACGAAGACTCTGACCGTGTTCTACCGGTTGATGTCTTACGCGAAAAAGAAAAAGAAGGTGTCATTGGCAAACTATTTGACTACTTCTACACCACAACCGGGAACGGAACCGCCGTGGCTAGTGCGAAGAATTTCGCTTCCGAAATTGCCGAAGAACTCAAGACGAACGGCGTCGATGCTGTTATTCTAACATCCACTTGAGGTACCTGCACACGTTGCGGAGCAACAATGGTAAAAGAAATCGAAAAAACAGGTATCCCAGTCGTTCACATGTGTACCGTTGTCCCTATCTCCAAGACAGTTGGGGCCAACCGAATCGTACCAACTATTGCGATTCCACACCCACTCGGCAATCCGAACCTAGATGCCAAAGAAGAATACAAATTGCGTAGCAAACTCGTCGACAAAGCACTCGATGCCCTGCAAACAGACATCAGTGCCCAAACCGTCTTCGAATAA
- the trxB gene encoding thioredoxin-disulfide reductase gives MTEIYDVLIIGGGPAGLTAALYNARANLKTIVLEKKKLGGQITLTHEIANYPGAVLGEGDEPTGPELMDRMVQQAEKYGAELVVGKTVVNFDTEGDIKTVRTKDGTEYQTRAIIIASGAVPRKIGCPGEDELSGKGVSYCATCDGAFFEDMEVYVVGGGNSAVEEATFLATMARKVTIIQNLDKLTATPIAIDQLNKCDNVDIIYNSVVTEIKGDGLVEGMTIKNTETEETTEFEAAEEDGTFGVFVFIGYIPESDIYEELVDLDEWGYVESDEAMKTSVPGVFVAGDIRPKDLRQVITAAGDGATAAHSAQKYVEHHR, from the coding sequence ATGACTGAGATTTATGATGTGCTCATTATCGGTGGAGGACCAGCTGGATTGACAGCGGCACTCTACAACGCACGAGCTAACTTAAAAACAATCGTCCTAGAGAAGAAAAAATTGGGCGGCCAAATTACGTTAACACATGAAATCGCTAACTATCCTGGAGCTGTGCTGGGGGAAGGAGATGAACCCACTGGACCAGAGTTAATGGATCGTATGGTACAACAAGCAGAAAAATATGGAGCTGAGCTTGTAGTGGGTAAGACTGTTGTTAATTTCGACACTGAGGGTGATATTAAGACGGTTCGCACGAAAGATGGCACAGAATATCAGACGCGTGCAATTATTATTGCGAGTGGAGCGGTGCCACGAAAAATTGGTTGTCCGGGTGAAGATGAATTAAGCGGGAAAGGCGTATCCTATTGTGCAACATGTGATGGGGCGTTCTTCGAAGATATGGAAGTATATGTCGTTGGTGGTGGGAACTCTGCCGTAGAAGAGGCGACTTTCTTGGCAACAATGGCCCGTAAAGTAACTATTATCCAAAACTTGGATAAACTAACTGCCACTCCGATTGCGATCGATCAATTAAATAAATGTGATAATGTCGATATTATCTACAATAGTGTGGTAACTGAGATTAAAGGAGACGGCTTGGTGGAAGGGATGACCATCAAGAATACCGAAACTGAGGAAACAACTGAGTTTGAAGCAGCAGAAGAAGATGGTACATTTGGTGTCTTCGTCTTTATCGGATATATCCCTGAGTCCGACATTTATGAAGAGTTAGTGGACTTGGATGAGTGGGGATATGTGGAGTCAGATGAAGCGATGAAGACAAGCGTTCCAGGTGTTTTCGTAGCTGGGGATATTCGACCAAAAGACTTACGCCAAGTGATTACAGCAGCCGGCGATGGAGCAACAGCTGCCCACTCAGCCCAAAAATATGTTGAACATCACAGATAA
- the grdC gene encoding glycine/sarcosine/betaine reductase complex component C subunit beta, which translates to MSFANLKAASYVLVHTPDMVIHNGTTQTQERAANPESDYLKQLPNHLRSYEEVVNYAPNQTYIGNTHHSELKDVETPWYEHPIEGKRYSNRGEIMPQKEFYGLLSLVDVFDLVYLEESYAEEVREILAESDLFKDDVDKIKKTESAEWLQKQIDENEAEGLYEGEKLVGVVVRAHDSDENLSAHIMLENLVSKASGILSVRHLLKDNDIDPAEIDYVIECSEEAVGDINQRGGGNLAKAIAELSGLPNANGSDLRGFCAAPTHALVTAASHVKAETFKNVIVVAGGSTAKLGMNGKSHIGKEMPVLEDALAGVAFLVGQDDGHSPVIRTDYIGRHTVSSGSSPQAVTQALIGSALDKADITVEGIDAYSVEMQNPDITKPAGAGDVPTANLKMIGAIGVMRKEIDRKELPTFVSEKLIPGWAPTQGHIPSGVPYLGFAIDDLTTGDFNRAMIVGKGSLFLGRMTNLFDGISVILERNDGKGAEDNTSADTKELVRSEVAQALREFAQNFKVE; encoded by the coding sequence ATGAGCTTTGCTAATTTGAAAGCAGCAAGTTATGTATTGGTGCATACACCGGATATGGTGATTCATAATGGAACGACCCAGACACAAGAGCGGGCAGCCAATCCTGAGAGTGATTATCTGAAGCAATTACCCAATCACTTAAGAAGTTATGAAGAAGTGGTGAATTATGCCCCGAACCAGACCTATATCGGGAATACGCATCATAGTGAGCTAAAAGATGTTGAAACACCTTGGTACGAACACCCAATTGAAGGGAAACGCTACAGTAACCGGGGCGAGATTATGCCACAGAAAGAGTTTTATGGCTTACTGTCTCTTGTGGATGTGTTTGATCTTGTTTATTTAGAAGAGAGTTATGCGGAAGAAGTGCGGGAGATTCTAGCAGAAAGTGACTTGTTCAAGGATGATGTAGACAAGATTAAGAAGACGGAATCGGCAGAGTGGCTACAAAAACAGATTGATGAGAATGAAGCAGAAGGGCTCTATGAAGGTGAGAAGCTTGTTGGGGTTGTCGTTCGAGCACATGATTCAGATGAGAACTTATCTGCTCATATTATGCTAGAGAACTTAGTCAGCAAGGCAAGCGGTATTCTGTCTGTTCGTCACTTGTTGAAAGATAATGATATTGATCCAGCAGAAATTGACTACGTGATTGAATGTTCTGAAGAGGCCGTGGGTGACATTAACCAACGTGGAGGCGGAAACTTGGCAAAAGCGATCGCTGAATTATCTGGCTTGCCGAATGCCAATGGATCAGACTTGCGTGGATTCTGTGCGGCACCAACGCACGCACTAGTTACAGCGGCCTCTCACGTAAAAGCAGAAACGTTCAAAAATGTTATTGTTGTGGCAGGTGGATCAACAGCGAAATTAGGAATGAATGGTAAGAGCCATATTGGTAAAGAGATGCCGGTCTTAGAAGATGCTCTAGCGGGTGTTGCCTTCTTAGTCGGACAAGATGATGGTCATTCACCTGTGATCCGTACTGATTATATTGGGCGTCATACTGTATCTAGTGGTTCTAGCCCACAAGCGGTTACCCAAGCTTTAATTGGTTCAGCCTTGGATAAGGCAGATATTACGGTTGAAGGAATCGATGCGTACTCGGTTGAGATGCAGAACCCTGATATTACAAAACCTGCTGGCGCGGGTGATGTGCCAACAGCGAACTTGAAGATGATCGGTGCAATCGGTGTGATGCGTAAGGAGATCGACCGAAAAGAGTTACCAACCTTCGTATCAGAGAAGTTAATTCCAGGTTGGGCGCCGACACAAGGTCATATTCCAAGTGGTGTACCATACCTTGGCTTTGCGATCGATGACTTGACAACAGGTGACTTCAATAGAGCCATGATTGTCGGGAAAGGCTCACTCTTCTTAGGACGCATGACCAACTTATTCGATGGGATTTCCGTTATTTTAGAACGAAATGATGGTAAAGGTGCTGAAGACAACACAAGTGCGGATACAAAAGAGTTAGTCCGTTCTGAAGTGGCTCAAGCCTTACGTGAATTTGCCCAGAACTTCAAGGTAGAGTAA